GTGATATTGCCGGGCAAGCCGCAGGCAGGTCTCGACCGAATCCGAGCCGCCCGAAGTGAAGAAGGAACGGCTCAATCCATCCGGCCTGAACCATTCGGCAAGTTCGTAGGAGAGTTCGATCAGCGGCGAATTGGTGGTGCCGCGGAATGTCGAATAATAGGGCAGCTCGTCGAGCTGGTCGCGGATCGCCTTTTTCACCGGCTCGCAGGAATAGCCGAGATTGACGTTCCAGAGACCGCCCACGGCATCCAGCACCTTCTTGCCCTGTATGTCGACGATTTCGACGCCCTCACCGGAGTTGATGATGCGCGGCGGCTGGGCCTGCATCTCGGCCGGATGGGCCATCGGGTGCCACATGTGGCGAGCGTTGTTTTCGATTATGAAGTTGGTTTCACGCATCGGTATTCCTCTCGTTCAGAGGCCCAGCATCGCAAGGGCGCGGGCATAGCTTTCGGCAGGGCGGGTCACGTCGAAATGCACATGCGGCAATCCGACGGCTTCGGCGCCTTCGATGTTCTTCTTCTGGTCGTCGACGAAAACGCAGGCCTCGCGCGGCAGTCCGAGTTCGGACAGCACCTGCTCATAGGCGCGCGGATCGGGCTTGAGGATCCTGGTGTAGGTGGCATCGACGATGACATCGAAGAGGGCGATCAGCGGAAAGCGCTGGCGGAACTCGACCCCGTAAAAGAGATCGAGTTCGTTCGACAGGATCGCGAGCTTCAGTCCCGCCTCTTTGGCCCGCAGGACGGCGTCGCGCGCTTCCGGGCGCAGCACCAGCTCGGCTTCGGCGCCGCGGGCGCGGCGCACGAAGGTCTGCATGTCGGCCCAGTCCTCGCCGACCATCCGACCGACTTCGCCGGCCCGTTTCAGCCAATAGTCGCGTTCGCTGATCTCGCGGTTCTGCATCGCGACCCAGAGCGGATCGGTCGTCGTGTCGAACGGCCCGAGCCAGGTGAGCGAACCTTGCGGAAGTCCGAGCGTCCGTTCGGTGATGTCATGGGTCTCGAACAGCGTGCGAGTGACGACGCCACCGAAATCGAGGATGAGGGCGCGTTCTGTCATGATGGCCGTCCTTGCGGAATGATGCCCTCAGCCACCCAGCTGTCGAAAATGGCAAGGGCTGCGGCCGAAAAGTCGGGAGAATTGATGTGGGCGTCGACTTCCCGGAAGGTGACGGAGGGCGGAACAGTGCGGCGCATCTCGTCGAGGAAAGCGGCGAGGCCTTCCGGATCGTGCAGCGGCTCGTCCGGCTTGTCCCATTCCTGCAGCCCTTCGGTCGGCAGCAGGAAGGCGGTCTTGGCGTCGGCCTGTTCCAGCTTTTGTCCGATCAGCCGAGCGACTTCCCGCCGGCCTTCCGGCGAGGTCGTCACCGACCCGATCAGCCGGTTATGGGCATGGTAGGGACGGTCGAAGAAAATGTCGGGCAGGGCCTGCCAGGCCTGGAGATCGACCATGTCGACGGCGCCGGGGGCGACGATCTGCGGAATGCCGGCGCGGCCCGCATTTTCGAGCCTGTCCGCTCCCGACGTCACCACCGTGCCGTAATGGTGATTGCTGACCTCCTGGATGCAGAAATCGAAGACGGCGGCAAAACCGGCCTGCGCGGCAATGGCTTCGAAGGCGCGACCGCCCATGCCGGTGGAATGGAAGACGGCGACGTCATAGCCGCGCTTTTCCAGTTCGGGCCGCAGATGCTTCATGTATTTGAGGCAGGAGGAACCGAGCGAGGTCATGCCGATCAGCGGGCGGTCGCGATCCGGTTTGGTCCCGTGCCGGGCGGCGCCGACGACCGCGCCGCAGGCCTGTGACAGCACCGAACGGCAGATGCTGTTGAGGCCGTAGAGGCCGCCGGCCCACAGGATCATCATCAGGTCGGGCGCGATGCGCTCGGGCGGGATCAGATGGGAATAAGCGATGGTCGAGACCACGAATTTCGGCAGGCCGAGCGGCAGGACGGCAGCGACATCGAGAGCCAGATCCGTGCCCATCGAACCTCCGAGCACGATGATCCCATCGACGAGCCCTTCCTCGTAAAGCCGGCGGGTCAATGCCGCCGCCCCCCTTGCCATGGCCGCCATGGCGCTGTTTTCATCGCCGCTTTCGGCGATCTCCGCGATCGAGGTCGCGGCAGCCCTGGCAATGTCATGCTTGGAATAATCAGGAATATAGGGCGGATCGCCGAGAATGCTGACATCGACCATAACAGGCCGGCCGCCCGCTTCCTCGATGACGGAGGCCATGAATTGCAGTTCGTCGCATTTGGTGTCACCGGTTCCGATGACGAGTATCCTTGGCAGGGGAGCCGCAGGGCTCATCACTCTCTCCTCCTGGTTTTTGGACTGGTTCCCGTGAGCCTTTCCGACCCGTAGTATTTTTCTGAAATCCCGTTGGCGGCGGCGATGGCCTGCGCGCCGAAGTCGTCAATGGCCGTCTTGGTGGTGCGTGAGAGCGGTGCCGCGACGGCTACGCAGCCGACCGGCCGGCCATCCGGCGCGCGCACAGGCGCCGCAGTGCTGATGACGCCGGCTTCGAGACCCTGATGGCTGATGGAAAAGCCGCGCGCGGCCGTCTCGTCGAGCAGGCCGCGGACCAGTTGCGGGTCGACGACGGTATGGTCGGTGAATTTTTCGAGCGGCTTTCGAAGCGCCGCATCGATCTCCGCCGGCGGGCAGAAGGCGAGGAAGGCAAGGCCGGATGCGGTAGCGTGAAAGGGCAGGATGCTGCCGACATCGACGATGATGCGGTGCGCGCGCGGCGGATCTTCCACATGGATGGTCGACAGCCTGCCGCCGGAGAATTCGGAAAGATGCACCGTCTCCGCCGAGGAATCGGCGAGCGTCTTGATGAAGGGCACGGCAACCCGCAGGAAGGGATAGCGCGCCTCGCGGATGCGGGCGAGCCGAACCGGCGCCGATCCGATCCTGTAGCGGCGGCTTTCGGCGTCCTGCTCGATGAAACCGTGTTTTTCCAGTTCCACCAGAAAGCGTCGGGCGGTCGCCTTGTCGAGCGAACACAGGCGGGCGATGTCAGTCAGACCCACCTCCTTGTCTAGCCGTGACAGGGTATCCAGCAATGAAAGCGCCTTTCCGATCGTGCTCATCGTTCTTCCTCTTGGGGTGGGTTCATGTCCCGGCTTGTCGCATCCGGCTTTACGCCAGCCGCCAAATCAGCCCGCAAACCCTGTATCGCGGCATGATACCAGCGACCCAAGATACTTAACACGCGAATTAACTTGACAGAGGCTGGCAATGTTTGCAAGTCTATATTTGAAGCTGAGGTTCAAATAATGAACCATAAGCGCTGACGGCGGCAAAATCAACAAAAGCCAAAAGCACCGTTTGTCAGTCCGGTTCTGGTGGAGGTCGCTTGCGCGCAATCGCAGCGATGATCGGATGTTCTTAAAAAGGGGAACGAAGGCAGATGACTACGCAAAATTCGCAAAGCCCGGCTGAAAACCAGCTGCGCAAGAACAGTCTCGGCGTCGGCGCCGTGACCTTCCTGGTGGTTTCGGCCGCCGCACCGCTGACGGCTGTTGCCGGCGGCGTGCCGCTGTCGATGATGCTCGGCAACGGGCCGGGCATCCCGCTGACCTTCCTGCTGGTGACCGGCATTCTCCTGCTGTTTGCCGTCGGCTATGTCGCCATGGCGCGTCATATCCGCAATGCCGGCGCCTTCTATGCCTATACCGCCCAGGGCCTCGGCGGCCTCATGGGCGGCGCGGCGGCGCTGATCGCGATCCTCGCTTACAATGCGATGCAGATCGGCGTCTTCGGCATGTTCGGCGCGGCGACGTCAGGCTTC
This sequence is a window from Rhizobium sp. CIAT894. Protein-coding genes within it:
- a CDS encoding IclR family transcriptional regulator translates to MSTIGKALSLLDTLSRLDKEVGLTDIARLCSLDKATARRFLVELEKHGFIEQDAESRRYRIGSAPVRLARIREARYPFLRVAVPFIKTLADSSAETVHLSEFSGGRLSTIHVEDPPRAHRIIVDVGSILPFHATASGLAFLAFCPPAEIDAALRKPLEKFTDHTVVDPQLVRGLLDETAARGFSISHQGLEAGVISTAAPVRAPDGRPVGCVAVAAPLSRTTKTAIDDFGAQAIAAANGISEKYYGSERLTGTSPKTRRRE
- a CDS encoding HAD-IA family hydrolase; this translates as MTERALILDFGGVVTRTLFETHDITERTLGLPQGSLTWLGPFDTTTDPLWVAMQNREISERDYWLKRAGEVGRMVGEDWADMQTFVRRARGAEAELVLRPEARDAVLRAKEAGLKLAILSNELDLFYGVEFRQRFPLIALFDVIVDATYTRILKPDPRAYEQVLSELGLPREACVFVDDQKKNIEGAEAVGLPHVHFDVTRPAESYARALAMLGL
- a CDS encoding Tm-1-like ATP-binding domain-containing protein, whose amino-acid sequence is MSPAAPLPRILVIGTGDTKCDELQFMASVIEEAGGRPVMVDVSILGDPPYIPDYSKHDIARAAATSIAEIAESGDENSAMAAMARGAAALTRRLYEEGLVDGIIVLGGSMGTDLALDVAAVLPLGLPKFVVSTIAYSHLIPPERIAPDLMMILWAGGLYGLNSICRSVLSQACGAVVGAARHGTKPDRDRPLIGMTSLGSSCLKYMKHLRPELEKRGYDVAVFHSTGMGGRAFEAIAAQAGFAAVFDFCIQEVSNHHYGTVVTSGADRLENAGRAGIPQIVAPGAVDMVDLQAWQALPDIFFDRPYHAHNRLIGSVTTSPEGRREVARLIGQKLEQADAKTAFLLPTEGLQEWDKPDEPLHDPEGLAAFLDEMRRTVPPSVTFREVDAHINSPDFSAAALAIFDSWVAEGIIPQGRPS